One Brachyspira suanatina DNA segment encodes these proteins:
- a CDS encoding SAVED domain-containing protein has product MKDNNKIFDYMTEDDNIKRVKIFHSIRGNAQNFGEMPPIDLEIDLDKEYKEYKNEKENKIDNVIKKLKNIILSKFKEKNITKDYPIVLYAIAPNSILVSIAYILEKYGYNFVFLPKPKDSLSWGFKDIEIDEPELKSFVESKSNVMRIDNINHPIGIILSGQSNINDIEQVYKDDKNLILNKGFDYSYSNIITITHQVILEEHSHKSLVNKRCYYLFTKKIDEIFDDIVKYRNLEEVHILSSIPANGLLYVGQKMADYKYDYLTFYIYNYSSDNNRYELGAILNSNLLEY; this is encoded by the coding sequence ATGAAAGATAATAATAAAATTTTTGATTATATGACTGAAGATGATAATATTAAAAGAGTGAAAATATTTCATTCTATAAGAGGAAATGCTCAGAACTTCGGAGAAATGCCCCCTATTGATTTGGAAATAGATTTAGATAAAGAATATAAAGAATACAAAAATGAAAAAGAAAATAAAATAGATAATGTTATAAAGAAATTAAAAAATATCATATTATCAAAGTTTAAAGAAAAAAATATAACTAAAGATTATCCTATAGTCCTTTATGCAATAGCTCCTAACAGCATACTTGTTTCTATTGCTTATATATTAGAGAAATACGGATATAATTTTGTTTTTCTCCCAAAGCCAAAAGATTCATTATCTTGGGGATTTAAAGATATAGAAATAGATGAGCCTGAATTAAAAAGTTTTGTAGAAAGCAAATCAAATGTTATGAGAATAGATAATATTAATCACCCAATAGGGATAATATTATCAGGACAATCAAATATTAATGATATAGAACAAGTTTATAAAGATGATAAAAATCTTATTCTTAATAAAGGATTCGATTATTCATACAGCAATATCATCACAATAACACATCAAGTTATATTAGAAGAGCATTCACATAAAAGTTTGGTAAATAAAAGATGTTATTATTTATTTACTAAAAAGATAGATGAAATTTTTGATGATATAGTAAAATATAGAAATTTAGAAGAAGTTCATATATTAAGTTCCATACCTGCTAATGGACTTTTATATGTAGGACAAAAAATGGCTGATTATAAATATGATTATTTAACATTTTATATATATAATTACAGCAGCGACAATAACAGATATGAACTTGGTGCAATACTTAATAGCAATTTACTAGAGTATTAA
- the tsaD gene encoding tRNA (adenosine(37)-N6)-threonylcarbamoyltransferase complex transferase subunit TsaD, which produces MKILGIDTSCDDTSAAIVEDGKNVLSSVLSSSIDAHKEFQGVVPEIAARKHLEAILYVIDKALKDANTTLDDIDLFAVTNRPGLLGSLLVGVASAKSLAFSLNKPLLALDHIAAHIYSPHLTNDIEFPYIALVVSGGHTIITEVHDYGEYKVVGTTLDDAVGEAYDKVSKFLNLGYPGGPIIDRLAKEGNKEAIKYPIVLLNGIDEFNFSYSGLKTACVYSTKKYLKEGYEATNENIAAAFQISAIEPLYIKTLKYVEKSGIKRVTLSGGVACNSYLRERFGNSKDFECYLPALKYTTDNAAMVAGLAYHMKDKQDFADYNLDCFSRVLNKKYNKNKSAK; this is translated from the coding sequence ATGAAAATATTAGGTATAGACACTTCATGCGATGATACTTCTGCTGCTATAGTTGAGGACGGAAAAAATGTACTTTCTTCAGTATTAAGCTCATCAATAGATGCACATAAAGAATTTCAAGGAGTAGTTCCTGAAATTGCTGCAAGAAAACATTTGGAAGCAATACTCTATGTAATAGATAAAGCATTAAAAGATGCAAATACCACTTTAGATGATATAGATTTATTTGCAGTTACAAACAGACCAGGACTCTTAGGCTCTTTGCTTGTTGGAGTGGCAAGTGCAAAATCATTGGCATTTTCTTTAAACAAGCCGTTATTAGCTTTGGATCATATAGCTGCACATATTTACTCGCCTCATCTTACAAATGATATAGAGTTTCCTTATATAGCATTGGTTGTATCTGGAGGACATACTATAATAACCGAAGTGCATGATTACGGTGAATATAAAGTTGTGGGTACTACTTTAGATGATGCTGTGGGCGAAGCTTATGATAAAGTTTCAAAGTTTTTAAATCTAGGATATCCGGGCGGCCCTATAATAGACAGATTAGCTAAAGAAGGAAACAAAGAAGCAATAAAATATCCTATTGTATTATTAAACGGCATAGATGAATTTAACTTCTCATACAGCGGACTTAAAACAGCATGCGTTTATTCTACAAAAAAATATCTTAAAGAAGGATACGAAGCAACTAATGAAAATATAGCTGCCGCATTTCAAATAAGTGCAATAGAGCCTTTATATATCAAAACTTTGAAATATGTTGAAAAAAGCGGTATTAAAAGAGTTACATTATCCGGCGGAGTGGCATGCAATAGTTATTTAAGAGAGAGATTTGGAAACTCTAAAGACTTTGAATGTTATCTACCTGCTTTAAAATACACAACAGACAATGCTGCTATGGTTGCGGGACTTGCTTATCATATGAAAGATAAACAGGATTTTGCTGATTATAATTTAGATTGTTTCTCAAGAGTTTTAAATAAAAAATATAACAAAAATAAAAGTGCAAAATAA
- the purB gene encoding adenylosuccinate lyase: MIKRYTRKEMGELWSLQNEFQVMLDVEIAACEAMAEIGEIPAEAVKNIKEKATFTVERIAEIEKETNHDIISFVTAVQENVGEGGQYIHKGLTSSDVKDTALAVMMKRSAEIILDDLKRLSEVLLRRAKEHKYTPCIGRTHGIHAEPMTLGLKFILWYDENERNIKRVEEAKKQVSVGKLSGAVGTYSNIDPRIEEIVCKKLGIEADRVSTQIIQRDRHAQYLTTLAIVASSLEKFSTEIRNLQRTDIREAEEYFSEKQKGSSAMPHKRNPITCERISGLARIVRGNALASMEDITLWHERDISHSSVERVILPDSTIAVDYAINKFIDIVDKLLIYPEAMKANIEKTGGLIFSQRILISLVNKGIDRDNAYRWVQRNAMKRWLNNEDFRENVHKDEDITKYLSSQEIDDCFDYAYYLRNIDVIMKRFGI; encoded by the coding sequence ATGATAAAGAGATATACTAGAAAAGAGATGGGTGAACTTTGGAGCTTGCAAAATGAGTTTCAGGTTATGCTTGATGTTGAAATTGCTGCTTGTGAGGCTATGGCTGAAATAGGAGAGATTCCTGCAGAGGCAGTGAAGAATATTAAAGAAAAAGCAACTTTCACAGTAGAAAGAATTGCTGAAATAGAAAAAGAAACTAATCATGATATTATATCATTTGTAACCGCTGTTCAAGAGAATGTAGGCGAGGGCGGACAATATATACATAAAGGCTTAACTTCAAGCGATGTAAAAGATACTGCATTAGCTGTTATGATGAAAAGATCTGCTGAAATTATATTAGATGACTTAAAAAGATTATCAGAAGTTTTATTAAGAAGAGCTAAGGAACATAAATATACTCCTTGTATAGGACGTACTCATGGTATACATGCTGAGCCTATGACATTGGGATTAAAATTTATATTATGGTATGATGAGAATGAAAGAAATATTAAGCGTGTTGAAGAAGCAAAAAAACAGGTTTCTGTTGGGAAACTTTCTGGTGCTGTTGGTACTTATAGTAATATTGATCCTAGAATAGAAGAAATAGTTTGTAAAAAATTAGGTATAGAAGCAGATAGAGTTTCTACTCAAATAATACAAAGAGACAGACATGCACAGTATCTTACAACTTTAGCTATTGTTGCTAGTTCATTAGAAAAATTTTCTACAGAAATAAGAAACCTTCAAAGAACAGATATAAGAGAAGCAGAAGAATATTTCAGTGAAAAGCAAAAAGGTTCATCTGCTATGCCTCATAAAAGAAACCCTATCACTTGCGAAAGAATATCAGGTTTAGCAAGAATAGTAAGGGGTAATGCATTAGCTTCTATGGAAGACATTACGCTTTGGCATGAGAGAGATATAAGCCATTCATCAGTAGAAAGAGTTATACTTCCAGATTCTACTATTGCTGTTGATTATGCTATTAATAAATTCATTGATATAGTAGATAAGCTTTTAATTTATCCTGAAGCTATGAAAGCAAATATTGAAAAGACAGGCGGTTTAATTTTCAGCCAAAGAATTTTGATAAGCTTAGTTAATAAAGGCATTGACAGAGATAATGCTTACAGATGGGTACAAAGAAATGCAATGAAAAGATGGCTCAATAACGAAGACTTTAGAGAGAATGTTCACAAAGATGAGGACATTACAAAATATTTAAGCTCTCAGGAAATTGACGACTGTTTTGACTATGCATACTATCTAAGAAATATTGATGTTATAATGAAAAGATTTGGAATATAA